A stretch of the Lytechinus variegatus isolate NC3 chromosome 5, Lvar_3.0, whole genome shotgun sequence genome encodes the following:
- the LOC121416051 gene encoding bis(5'-nucleosyl)-tetraphosphatase [asymmetrical]-like, producing MNSEVLRAGGLIIFRRIELGIQYLLLQTSYGVHHWTPPKGHLDPGEDYRTAALRETEEEAGYTSNQLTVTDFKSTLNYIVKNRPKEVVYWLAELKDPTDGVKLSNEHQDFKWCNLEEACHLSGYSDMEKVLRDADNYLHS from the exons ATGAATTCTGAAGTGCTACGAGCAGGAGGGCTTATCATTTTCAGAAGAATCGAGTTAGGAATCCAATACTTGTTACTCCAAACTTCGTATGGGGTACATCATTGGACCCCTCCAAAAG GTCATCTTGACCCGGGTGAGGATTACCGCACTGCAGCACTAAGAGAGACAGAGGAAGAAGCAGGCTATACCAGCAATCAACTCACAGTTACAGACTTTAAGAGCACGCTCAATTATATTGTCAAGAATAGACCAAAGGAGGTCGTTTATTGGCTTGCTGAGCTGAAGGATCCAACGGATGGTGTGAAATTGTCAAATGAGCATCAAGATTTCAAGTGGTGCAACCTTGAAGAGGCCTGTCACCTCTCGGGATACAGTGACATGGAAAAGGTTTTACGAGATGCTGATAATTATCTCCATAGCTGA